DNA sequence from the Candidatus Fluviicola riflensis genome:
AGGAAGATTTCGAAGAGGACGAACAGCCGTTCGAAGAAACGGATTTAGCCGAAGAGCCAGAACCATTGTTGGAGGATGAACCGACTTCGGAAATTGAACCCGATTCAGGCAGTTCTGCAGAACGCTTTGAACAGAACCCCGATGAGTTTGTTGCAGACAACTACAATCCGTTTGCCGACCCCATTATTGAGCGTTCATACAATCAGGCTAACGGAGGTTCTGTCGCTCCTGTAATGGATGATGATGACGGTTTGGAACTGGAAGAATCCAAAGGCAATCCGCTTTCGGATCTTCCACCACATACAAAACGGAGAGCAGCCGAACAGACCGCAGATACCCTTTTGAAAGGTTATGCACAACTAGCACCAATACCGTTCAAATGGCTCTCGAAATTCCCTGAAAGCAAAATTGAAAAGATGGCTTTCAATGGAGAAATTGATTTGTCTATTGAAGTTTCGGACGGGGTAACGTTTGACGAATACATTAAGCAAACCAATGAGCAATTGGATGAGATTTTCGAAGTCGATTCTGATACGTTAAGCGATATTCGTGAACCGCTTATAGAAGTGCTTCTGGAGCAGAATATGGAACTTACGCCTACACAGCGTTTGATTGCGGCAGTTCTAAGTCATCTTGCGCAAATGCTTTCTGTTGCGTTAAAACTACGAACGGATCATAACCGAATTTTGGCTTATCAAAAGCACATGACTCTCTTATTACAAGGCGCAAAGGTCGCATAATCTGCGACCGTGAATTTTCCTAAATCAATCTCCCATGTCGCACAAATGGAGAGAAGCAAAATTAATCATGGTGGCGGGGCGAAAAGGGGTCGGAAAAACGTTTCAGACCCTTTGCCAAATTGCGGATTATTTAAGAAGCAATAACACCAAGCAAGGTAGAAAGGTTCTAATTTTTGATGTAAACAATGAATTCGGAAATGTTCGGGATGACCACGGAAACGCAAAATTCCCGAACATTGGTTTAATCAAACTTTCGCAAGTTCCCGCATTTGCAAAAGTAACCCGCCCGTTTGCCAAGCGTGTTTCCATTTTCAAAGACGATGGGCAAAGAATGACACTTGCAGAAATGGCTCAGGCATTAGGTTACATACTGGAGCATTATCGAAACGGGCTTTTACTGATCGAAGACATTAGCAAGTATATTACCGATTCACTTCCTGGGGATTTGATAGGCGCAATTTGTACGCAAAGGCACGTTTCAGTTGATGTCATCATTCACGTTCAGACGGTCGGAAAACTCTTTCACCCGAAATTGTGGGGAAACTGTAACGAAATCCGTTTGCACAGAACCGACGATACCGTTGAAAGACACAAAAGCAAGATAAGCGGAAACTTGGAACACTTGCTAATCATGGAAAAACTCATTGAACTGAAATTCAAAGAGGGAAACCCTCGCTTTTGCTGTTATCTGAACAAGGATACTGGAAAGATTCGCGGACGGTTCACCTTGAACGATTTTAAGCAAGCTGTTGAAGATTATCTTTCCTCAAACTATCAGCGTATTTTAAAACCGTTGTTGGACAAACGACATATCTATTCAGGTGAACGAATGTATAAGAATCAGAAAGAAGCAGTAGACGAGTATTTGCAGTATATGGTCAGTGAATATTTATAACTAAGAAAGCAGTATCTTTGTGCTGAATTCAAGCCTTTCAAGGCTTATTCAGTGAATAGTGGTTAGGTTAGGTTAGAAAAAGCGAACATCACCCGATGTTCGCTTTTTGTTTACTGAAAATTATTATATTGTGCCGACTATCCACGATACTAATGAAATATGTAATTGCCTTTTTCCTTCCTTGGTTATCACTCATGATTCAGGGAAAAATTCTTTCAGGAATGCTTTGTTTGCTTCTTCAATTGACCTTGATTGGTTGGATTCCCGCATTTATTTGGGCGATTACCTCACTTAATCGAATGTATGCAGATAGAAGAACACAGGAGATTATTAAAGCTATCAAAGAGGAAAAAT
Encoded proteins:
- a CDS encoding YqaE/Pmp3 family membrane protein, coding for MKYVIAFFLPWLSLMIQGKILSGMLCLLLQLTLIGWIPAFIWAITSLNRMYADRRTQEIIKAIKEEKSNYYKF